A window of Malania oleifera isolate guangnan ecotype guangnan chromosome 2, ASM2987363v1, whole genome shotgun sequence genomic DNA:
TCATTAAAAAATGCTCAATCTCTCTAacttattcatatatatatatttgatattgCCAGGTGTCATGAGCTTATGCACCACACTAATCCCACGCCTATACCAGTTGTGTCCTCGATCAACACATAGAAGGTAAATTGTGGATGTGCGCTGCAAGCTGCAGAATTCGAACCCCAGACTTCACCTTTGTCCAAGGCTGTCTGACGCAAGTCCTTACCACTTGAGCTTATGCCTGGGGGCCTCTTGCTCAttcatcttgtttgaatcattccttatgagagtagtgtgaggtttgaattATATTTGATATCAACTCAATAAGGAGCATTATCTTTGTAAGTCATCTTCTTGGTGTAAAGGTTCTATGTGAACCGttgttggtgaaggttctttATGAACCAAAGGCTCTTTATGAgctggtagggatttgttctcgagtgtagggatttgttcacgagttgtaaggcttgctccgccggtgaaggagtattGATAGttgattgtggaatccttgattTTGTGCTAAGGTATGGACGTAAGTTTGGTGTTGAACCACGTTAACTACAGTGTTAAGCTTtcttctccctactctttattttatttgtcttgtgtaagatttatattttgtatattgtgatttaattgcttgaatcttgtcAAGAATTTCATTTTAGtgagaaaattttaaatcaaaaagagtccattcaccccccctccccccctctcttGAACTATATACGCCTAGGCTGGGTCAATTAACAAcattaattacatatatataaattgagGGGTTTAATTTCAACGAATTGGTGGGCAATATGTGTTCACTTTTGGGGACACATATTGCTTTACCATGTATCCATAGATTGGATTctaacttaaaaaataaaaataaaaaattgacccTAGACTTAGGATCTTTACCTTTTTTACTAACACGATGTATCCTATCAAAAGATTTCCTGTCTAATTGGTAAATGGTCAAATGTTGTTTTTGGCTATGTCATTATTATGAGAAATTATTAGATCATACAATCTAATTGTgtcatattttaattttaaaattttttttagtgattttaaaaaaaaaattaatttgaactgataatttttatttcaaaatcaattaAAATTCAAGGAtatgttttttattcttcttcttattattattattattattattattattattattattatatatttcaaTTTTCCATTTCTATTGTGTGTTTTCAATTGTTTGTGGAAAAACTGAAAatctaattttatgatttttaattattttggcaacctattatcaaaatattttagtatccaaaattaacttttttgagtcaaataatttattttatacatactttattaagtaaaaatcaaattaaaatgaTCATATcacttttaaaatataattttaaaaaataactataacatgacaagaaaatttaaaaattattaataaaaaccatttataaaatatttttactatttttaattgTGATGTACAATAAGATTATTCTCGTAAAATGAATCTTGAAACATAATAACTAAGTCaaattatcataataatttttatttttatcataggatttctaatttgtattattttgtgCTTTTATTAATTCAttcatatttttaaattgttatttgattcaaggataaaaaagaagtttaaattttcatttattttagttttataaatattaaccaaaaaaGTTATTAATTTTTTGGTTTactttttgatttttgttttcataattttttacagCAATACCTAACGGCTCAACGAAATTACTTATCTAAAATGAAACTTGATTAGGTGAACTAATTCAATAATTTCTCCATCATGCCTTTACTcctcttctctcattctctcatgtTATTTAGAGATGTGAGAACCTGGACCTGATGCGTAAGCAGATCCAATATTGTGAAATAAGATTGTTCTTTCAAATGTAtaatatagtaattaaataaaataattctaataatttatatatttactaTAACATTTTTAATTTGTCTTATTTTAtacttttttgtttattttaatttaatttaaggacaaaaaaatgagcatttcttcaataaagtttttattttattttagttctaAAGTTAATTAGAAAAGCTATTGGTTtcggtttttagtttttatttatgattttgagttttcttttatGATTTTTAGCTTTATAATTTTCCTTCTATGAATTATAGTCACAACTTTATACCTTTAACTTCAATCTTCCTCTAAATTAAATTTAACGAGAACTTCAAAAgagtatgtattttttttttaattacttcacaaactaaatatatgctCACATCTAAACTCTAAGAAATGAAGTGCTAATTTACTGTTAAGAacagaaaattttaatttacaacATACTCAATACTCATATAATTAATTAAGCTTTTGGGTCTCCCGGGGCTCGATGAAGAAAAACAAATAGCGAAAAATAAGGCTAATCTCTCGCTCTCTAAAGAAAAACAAGTACCAAGAAATACGTCGACTTAATTCTTATTCAATgaccgtctctctctctctctctctctctctctctctctctctctctctctctctctctcaatgctTTGCTGCTGCTATATCTAAATTATCCATAGCTTTGTGTTTTGTCCAGCAAAGGCAAAGTTGGAGGAAGGTTTGTTCGTGCTTGCAGTCCTCCTCGAAGGCGAGTGACGGCGACACAAACCGTGGAGTTGTTTGTTGGCTAGCATTTTACGGAAGCGATCGATGTCTTGGAACCAACCCGAACCAAATGGATACAGATCTAATGAAGATAACGTGGTTCatcccaactcagcagatcatgaATTCAATTTCAAAGACGGTTCTTTTGATCTCACCAGCCGGGAGCGAGACCCTGGTTATTTGGTTCTGCCTTCCACGATCACAGTAGTGCCGCCGGTGAAAAATTATGTTCAAGACGACGCTGATGACTCGCCTGATTCTGCATTCAAGGAGATAGCGAAAATGCTCATGGCAGACGACACGGACCAGGAGTCGGTGGATACATCCTTCAACCCTTTGGCTCTCAAAGCTGCCGAGAAATCTTTGCACGAAGTTTTGGGTCAAAAGTATCCTCACTCACACGATGATCAGCCCGTTCTCTACGCCAACAGCTTGAGTGGGATGACTCACTCTTCTCCAAGCGCACTCCCTTTTACTAGTTCTTGTAGTGGGATGGAGGAGCCTAGTAGCTGTAAATCTTTCTTCCCCTGTTCATCGATTATCGATACTGAAAACTATGATGTGCCTCCCATGTCAAAGTGTGACACTccaaagagagagagggagactcTGCGTAAGGGTGCAGAGAGGAAGAAGGATCTGCGCGGGAAGAATGTAGATTATGTAGAAGAAGGAAGGAATAATAAGCGATTAACAGTTTATACCGAAGAAGATGAGTTAGCAGAGATGTTCGATAGGATTTTCCTTTGTCCCGACGATAGTAAAAAGCCTCAGGTGTTCACTTCAGATGATGATGAGGTTCCAAAAAATGGACTAACAGGCATATATAATGCTAAGAAGAGTAGCATGACGAAAACTCACGGTAAGAAAAGAAGAGTAGAATTGAGGAGACTCCTTCTTCTCTGTGCACAAGCTGTTGCTTTCAATGACAGCGTCACTGCACGTAAACTATTAAATCAGATTAGGCAGCAGTCTTCTGCTCTTGGTGATGGATCCGAAAGGACTGGCCATTATTTTGCCAATGCCCTTGAGGCACGCTTGGGCGGCACAGGGTCTCAAAGTTATGCTGCTTCATCTCTCCAAAGGCCATCAGCAGTCCATCAATACATATTTTATCGAGCTATTGCCTTGGCGTGCCCATTCATGGGGatgcatttttctttttccaATCACAACATTCTGAATTTAGTCGAAAAAGTAACAACACTTCATATTATAGATTTCGGTATCTCCTACGGTTTTCAATGGCCCAAATTTATTCATGATCTTTCTGTTAGTCTGGGTGGGCCTCCCAAGCTTCGCATTACTGGAATAGACTCTCCTAAAATTGGTCTCCAAGTAGCAAAAATAGTTGAGGATACAGGGCGTCGTTTGAAAAGGTATTGCAATCGCTTCAATGTTTCATTTGAGTATAATTCTATTGTGCAAAAATGGGAAACTATCCAAATAGAAGATCTTAGGATCAATCGAAACGAGTTAACCATTGTGAATTGCCTACAACAGCTTGAGTATCTATTGGATGAGACAATTATGGAAAATAGTCCAAGGACTTCTGTTCTAAAGTTAATCTTGAAAATAAATCCAAGCATTTTCATCCATGGTATAAATAATGGATCCTACAATGCGCCCTTCTTTGTCCCACGCTTTCGAAACACACTTGATGGATTCTCATGTTGGTTTGATATGTTTGATAGTATTTTAAGTGGTGAAGAATGGGCAAGGTCAATGTTTGAGAAAGAGTTTTTTGCGTCCAATATTATGAATATCATAGCATGTGAGGGTTTAGAGAGAGTTGTTAGGAGTGCGACATACAAGTATTGGCAGTTTCATATTATGAGAATGGGGTTTAGGCAACTCCCATTAGATTCAGAACTCACGAAAATATTGAGGGCTAAGACGAAATCTGACTATGACAAGAATTTTTTTATCAATGAAGATGGTCATTGGGTGCTACAGGGGTGGAAGGGTAGAGTTTTGCGTGCCATCTCGTGTTGGATTCCTGCAAGAGAATCTtaaaatgcatttttattttcaaactGAAGAGTAAATTAGTATGAAATTCATTTAAAGCCTTCACTAATGCCTTCTATTTCACTGTTGTATCCTCCGAAAGATTGAGAAGGTTTACAATAATACTTTGTCTTTGaatttaatctctctctctctctctctctctctctctctctctctctctctctctctcaaaagaaacacacacacacacacactcatgcatttatctttgttatttaacttgtttgtttGCCAATCaaatttgttgttgttgttattgtcaCTTGTTTGTACGAactttattattagtattattctAACAACACATTGATCTTCAAATATTTGTTAACAAAACATGATCATGAGCTTGACATCATACCAAATATccatttacttttatttttctaatttcaatttataaggtgtgtgtgtgtctatatatattgtTGCAAAagctctttattttttatttttttcttgtttctttccCATGAAACATAACCAAAATGCGTTTTAACTAACTCTTTCTCCCAAACAATACTAgcttaataataattattattattataattattattattattattattattgacacgCCATTTTTTCCGTGGCTTGTTGTAGCAAAATGCAAGTTATTTAATTTCTCTATTTCGttatcaaaaatacaaaaaagaaaaaaaaaatggagggatcatttcaatttttcaaagtgTTCAAAATGtctatttttggtttttcttATGCTATATCTTTGTCTTTTTCTCCCATCTCACTGCAGGAATAAGACGTCTTCTTttcacaaaatttttaaaaaaataaatacaaaacagtaaaaaaatttcattcacatcatttcagaaaatataaaaaattaaaaaattttaaacatgttCCATCATTCTTGAGCACTTGCGTGCTCTAGGAGATTCAAAGAAGAGAGGAAAGAGTCCTTCATGTTGCCATATAAAAAAAGACAGCCCCTACAGGTGCCTGCCTCAAGCTTACTTGAAGATTCAATTCAGCACCTGCAATCAACAGGTACAGATTTTCCAACCCATATTCAATGCCCTTTTACGCTGGATATTTGGCCAATCTATCTGCTTTTTAAATCGAGTTTTAATTTTGCAGATTGTTGTGTATAACCCCAACCCCAAATATGcacaatgatatatatatatatatatatatatatatatatatatatatatataatgcaacAATCTAAATAGTGAATACAGAATAATTCCACaaccacaaccacaacaagtaaataaagtagtaacaataataataataacaccagaaaatatgtggttcggcaatgcctacatccacgggagcaaatagtaaggattcactatcttcttgtccaaattatAAGAACAATATAAGAACCCTCTTAATAATACTCTTAACCACACTTGACTCACTATATGCAACATATGCTATGTAAGCCTACGCGGAGGTTTCCCCCTCGAAACCCAATCGTATTAATGTCcacttattcaaaatttgaaaactgtGGTGGGCAtcccgagccaaaccgtcgacggtttcaggtaCAATAGAACACTACCCCCAAAACGTCGACAATTATTGggaaaccgttgatgattttccCTGCTACAATGTTGCATCCTGATTTCCTTCATGTTTTCCTTTAGAATGCGAGTCATAATTCACAACAAACTCCACCTCGACGACATACGCCCTTTAGGAGAAACTTAAACAATGAACtcgttgctccaccttgaacttaggACAATAAGTTGGGACCGGCTCccgtctagcaactggagacaaacatcaagtccaagcaacgccGCTTGAACTTGCTGATGGCAGCTTCGGCTTGTACCATCAACCCCGATTCAGTTGTAGATGCAACAATCTAAGACTTCgtcctaggcttccaacaaggccttcccacaacagtaaacacaaacgctgctgcaagccttctatcaccaaagtcccctacatagtcttcaacatgccaaaacaccccattgcacaatcATGAGAGACTTTTGACATATTCCGAACATCACAATGCATCCTTGGGTACCGAGCAGTAGACATTCCATATCGATTCTCCACAAAATCCCATGAGATGGAAAACGAAGTCTCCTTGCGGTTCCATCtacaaagtcaccctgagataacactaatcttCTTACAACTCTGTCTTTGGGTACCGagcggtagacattccatatcAATTCTCCACAAAATCCCATGAGATGGAAAATGAAGTCTCCTTGCGGTTCTGTCtacaaagtcaccctgagataacactaatctccctaCAACTCTGTCTTTTCGAATCAACAAACAAAAGACCATTCTTGGTCGTACCCAagacattcatgtcaaaacctttcaatagagttcccaactgatcAACCTCAATCAAAGCTttcccagccaataacatgtcattcacacacaatagatacatcactcccttgcatcctatcaccctcttcccaacTAGAagtctcaccaactcacacacctagTACATATGCAATACTTCCATTTCCTTCATCATAGCACTCATCCACCTATTTTTTCCTTTGCCATGCattacaacttgaaaaatagtaggaaccatactgctggtagtaatgaatgcaaaAAACTccagaatgccaaatttatacctaagtggcggtttgatagtgcacatgggcccaccGTGATCCTACTGATCTCTGAATTAAAACTCTATACAATATGAACAACGTCATCTTTGCCCTGAGTCTGTAACTCTAACTGCATCACATGTCCATTCATACTATGATAttgttgacccgagatagaactccccgcatttctCCCCTAAGTATATAACTCCATCTGAATTACATGTTTGCTATTGCCGCAATTTTCTGCCATTTGTTTCTCTTTATTTACCTTAGTACATTGCCCCATGGCTCCCATGGCTTtctcaccaaaagtcatgtccttgatcacccctttgtttgccacatgATCACCCAAGTTGcgcccacctttcttataccccaaaaagatgtacTGTCCAAAACATAGCACCAAGGCAGggtcctccatcactagaatagtgcactagtggacatccactcacagtCGAGTAGTCTGTCGCAAAACCTATCCACAATTCACCTACAACTCCCCTATCTAGAGATACCTTTGGTGATCGGTCACACGAGAAATGCATCACACTCACTGACTTCACTAAGAAGTACCCTGTAAGCCCTACATGTTGCTCACAAAACTTCATGAAAAAAACCAGCATGCTTAGCCCCAACGTCTGACCTGAGGATTTCTCTCCCGGTTTGGTTCTCCACTTCAATGTAAGTTAAATTTGGGAAACACATTAGGTTTGTGCCGCATGAGATAAACCAAGAACTTTCGTGATACACCCACGAAAATCATATGTCTACCCCGTTATGCTATCCtcatcggtccccaaacatctgaatacatgtagtcacccatatgccttaACAACATAAGTCACAAAACATTTGACTCAGATTCTCAGCTGCAGCTACACCTACAATTGTATCACcttgcagtgcatagatatttcttgctaccttttctcctttcatcactatcgagtcaccttcacacactttcatttccccaTTTTTCGACTTGTAACTATACAAGTTACAGTCTTAAAtgcccaatgaaataacattcttccttagacccaatACATGCCTTATATCACATatagttcttacaacaccatcatacatttttattttgacatttccaataccaaatattttgcatgaaatatcatttcccatcaaaacacaaccggtattaactgacctgtaggtgtcaaatcattttctatttgttgtcatgtgataagagcatccggtatctaggatccaagaactcGTAAGGCACTCCGAACCCAATGAAACACATAACATATCCCTATCACTGCATTCTAAATCTTCATCCACTACATTTGCAAATTTTTACTAACCCTCAGACATATATCGGCTTTCCAGTTTTCGCCAAACTGATGCcgaagaatcctcatccatgacgtgatgcAACACATCATCAGCCAAACAAATTTGGATGGTTGATATTGTCGTTgcccccaattcattccaagtcacttcatccatgccttccagttGAATTCtgtataaggccttcaccatgcCTTACTGCACCAAaaaatccttcacccttctctgccacaaatCGAAATTCTCAGTTCCATCAAAATTGACAATGTAAAATTCCATAGATGAAGATACAAAGGTCATTACAACAATGccttgataccaattgttgtgaataaACTCGAATTTGCATagagaaattatatatatttgtgtaaaagGATCAAACACACACTGCAACACTTAAATGGTCAATACAAAAAaattccacaaccacaacaagtaaatggaagcaataacaataataatgacactaggaattacgtggttcggcaatgcctacattcaGGGGAACAAATggcaaggattcactatcttttTGTGTAAATTATAATAACaatacaagaaccctctcaataatactcttaacCACCAACCAACACAAAAATCACCATATACAATGAatactatgtatatataagccttgTCGAAAGTTTCCCCCCTGAaacccaaccatattaacgtcTATTTATTCCAAATTTGAAATTTGCATTGGGCATCctgagccaaaccatcgacgatttggaaATATTTACTATAAAAAGGGCTATACTGAGCCAgagtatgtattttcaaatttacatagtagtacagttttataatgtcaattaaatttatttaaatgttaacagtatatgtacacacgaaatctcatgctagccacacactgagaataatataatccgtcttattgaaaggtgtcttaccatagcatacaaatgttgtttcaagTCCTCTCGAGGATCGAGCCTAGCATGTTGCCAGGAAGAGTTAGATAGTAAACAGTCCTTGTCAAAGCTGGTAAGATTTTATTCAGTGTCTTTCATTGGAAGTAAAAGCTATGTATTATGAAGATACCTaattatgcttttaaattttATCCTTCCATGCTTCATATATTAACTATTTCaagtaagtgctcatggataccaatatatttcatagataccaatagtaATAACATATCATGAGCTGCTTATGGATAGCAATTTATGTTCATagatactaatttttttaattcagctctctctcccccttttttgacattaataaaggaggttatcaataagcatatgtaTTCTAATGCAAGGTACAATACAAGACAAATAAGCCTTGGACAATTCATCCATTGATTGTGaccaacaatattattttcatttgtttcaatatgataagtaTCAATAAGCTCGGAAACTCATCCTTATCCCCTATTTCAACATGTCTAATATTTTTGTATTGTTAAATAATCTTCAATAGATTTGATCAAGGAGAATTTTCTTTCTTGAGTCAACCGTATGCTATGAGCATAAAACAAGTTCATTGTACCTACAATACTTTAATTAgctttatttcatatttttcaattatgAGCTTTGTTAGTGATTGATTTTCCaaatctcaagtatgtgcaaataattttatatgTTGTGCTCTTAAAAAATTTCAACCTTATAATAGTTCATCTAAGATTATGCTTTTTCATCCCTTTAGCTATAGCTGAAATATTCACCATGATATGCATAGTTAATATAGACTTTCAGATTATGCGTCAAATCTTTAAGGTAgacatatctatttatattttatgagttaagcaTATCTATTATCAGAGCACATTTATAATtatcattttatttcttttaggatTGGTTAACTTAAATTCTATATATAGGTTGTTGAGTCATTACCAATCCATTTCATTTCAGCATAATTTTAACTCCTAATAAGAGAATATTCATACCTAAAATCTatggtttatgaactagtctttcatcttggtatccatactttcttgggtccggatggtttatcaagagatgtttcttttactttccaaacttgtttattttcacatttttcctctttattggacattcaaacttcatatgtcccttcttcttacataggaagcatatagtgtgagtataagcattagatgaggtgctagcatagtttttggaggcctttgtaaagtaccccatatagaggctccttttctttttattttcaattccattaaaccctatgccctctttatttaaagacattctttgtgcaccaatcattttatcaaagttctcttttcctcttgtgaaattgtagattattttagcttgatcttcaatttttcctttaagatTATTGATTTCTATGTCTTGagtatttttattcttttcttgcaccttttcttggttttgagacatcttggtaatttcattttctagttcagaaatatataagtcctTTTCATTATCCATGGAAGTTTTGGACTTAATATCTTCTAGTTCTTCTATTACCTTCTTATTCTTACTTTCTAGTCTAtggatttttaaatatttttcactttcaacaagttttaaagattccaactgtttcataactccttcattcttgctTTTCAATGAtttgtatcgtttagtcacattaactaagaaCTTATGTaccttgaataattcattttgaagttcttcaaaAGAAGGTATACTTTCATCATCGgaatcattagatgaatcattacaagaactattaaaagatttggatgacgagttttcctcatcgtcccatggcatgtagcaagcaacctcttggtcacttgattcgttATCGAAACTACTTctactcatattgtcccaagtagtggctttcattgcctttttctttttctttttggaatctttcttaagttttggacaattcggttttaggtgtccaactttcttgcaaatATAACATATAGGGATTTTATTCCTTGATtcctttttattgttttcttcttcatctaattctgAGTCCCTAActtttctagtaaatttattcttcttcctaaGAATTGTGGCAAGTCTtttggatatgaaggctacttcttCTTTATACATCTCTTTGTCATTCTTGAGCACTCTGTATGCTCTAGGAGATTCAAAGAGTAGAGGAAAGAGTCTTTTATGTAGCCATATAAAAAAAGACAGCGCCTACAGGTGCCTTAAGCTTACTTGAAGATTCAATTCAGCACCTGCAATCACAGGTACGGATTTTCCAACCCATACTCAATGCACGTATTCCTTTTACGTTGGATATTTGGTGAATCTATCTTCTTTTTAAATCGATTTTTAATTTTGTGTATAATCCCCAAATATGCacaatgaaatatatatatatatatatatatatatatatatatatatatgtttgtgtaaaagatcaaacacacaatgcaacaatctaaatggtgaatacagAATAATTTCACAGCCATaacaagtaaataaagtaataacaATAGCAATAACACCAGAAATTatatggttcggcaatgcctacatcaaCGGGAGCAAACAGTAAGGATTCACTATTTCTTGTCCAAATTATAAGAACAATACAAGAACCATCTTAATAATACTCTTAACCACACTTGACTCACCATATACAAcatatactatgtatatataagcctacTCGGAGGTTTCCCCCTCGAAACCCAATTATATTAATGTCcacttattcaaaatttgaaatctgcggTGGGCATCCTGAGCCAAACCATCAACAATTTCAAGCATAATAGAACACTACCcctaaaccatcgacggttactgggaaaccgtcaacaattttccTTGTTGCACTGCTGCACCATGATTTCCTTCATGTTTTCCTTTAGAATATGAGTCATAATTCACAACGAActccaccttggcgaacataCTCCCCTTAGGAGAAACCAAAACAATGAAAtcgttgctccaccttgaacttaggACAATAAGTTAGGACCGGCTCTtgtctagcaactggagacaaacaccaagtccaagcaaagctgcttgaacttgccgatggcagCTTCGGCTTATACCATCAACACCGATTTAGTTGTAAATGCAAAAATCTAAGACTTCGTCCTAGGCTTCCAataaggccttcccacaacagtaaacacaaacgCTGCTTtaagccttctatcaccaaagccctctgcatagtcttcaacatgccaaaacaccccattgcacaatcATAAGAGACTTTTGACATATTCCGAACATCACAGCGcatccttgggtaccgagcggtagacattccatatcGATTCTCCACAAAATTCCGTGAGATGGAAAACAAAGTCTCCTTGCAGTTCGATctacaaagccaccctgagaaaATTCTaatctccctgcagctctgtCCTTGCGAATCAGCAAAACAAGACCATTCTTGGTCGTACCCAagacattcatgtcaaaacctttcaatagagttcccaactgatcAACCTCAATCAAAGCTTTCCCATCCAATAACAAGTCATTCACACACAATAGATACATCACTaccttgcatcctatcaccctcttcccaactggaagtctcaccaactcacacacctagTACATATGCAATACTTCCATTTCCTTCATCATAGCACTCATCCACCTATTTTTTCCTTTTCCATGCATTGCAACttaaaaaatagtaggaaccttactGCTGGAAGTAATGAATGCAAAAAACTCCAGAATGTCAAATTTATACccgagtggtggtctgatagtgcacatgggcccaccGTGATCCTACTGATCTCCCGAATTAAAACTCTCtacaatatgaacaatgtcatctttgCCCTGAGTCTGTAGCTCTACCTGCAACAGATGCCCATTCATACTATAATATTGTTGACCCAAGatagaactccccgcatttctcccctgagtatctaactccacctgaattacATGTTTGCTACTGCCACAATTTTCTAACATTTGTTTCTCTTTATTTACCTTAGTACATTGCCCCATGGCTCCCATGGCTTTCTCAC
This region includes:
- the LOC131148290 gene encoding scarecrow-like protein 14, giving the protein MSWNQPEPNGYRSNEDNVVHPNSADHEFNFKDGSFDLTSRERDPGYLVLPSTITVVPPVKNYVQDDADDSPDSAFKEIAKMLMADDTDQESVDTSFNPLALKAAEKSLHEVLGQKYPHSHDDQPVLYANSLSGMTHSSPSALPFTSSCSGMEEPSSCKSFFPCSSIIDTENYDVPPMSKCDTPKRERETLRKGAERKKDLRGKNVDYVEEGRNNKRLTVYTEEDELAEMFDRIFLCPDDSKKPQVFTSDDDEVPKNGLTGIYNAKKSSMTKTHGKKRRVELRRLLLLCAQAVAFNDSVTARKLLNQIRQQSSALGDGSERTGHYFANALEARLGGTGSQSYAASSLQRPSAVHQYIFYRAIALACPFMGMHFSFSNHNILNLVEKVTTLHIIDFGISYGFQWPKFIHDLSVSLGGPPKLRITGIDSPKIGLQVAKIVEDTGRRLKRYCNRFNVSFEYNSIVQKWETIQIEDLRINRNELTIVNCLQQLEYLLDETIMENSPRTSVLKLILKINPSIFIHGINNGSYNAPFFVPRFRNTLDGFSCWFDMFDSILSGEEWARSMFEKEFFASNIMNIIACEGLERVVRSATYKYWQFHIMRMGFRQLPLDSELTKILRAKTKSDYDKNFFINEDGHWVLQGWKGRVLRAISCWIPARES